AATTAGATAAATTAAATGTTGAATCTGTAGATATGATGATTAATAAAGACAGAGACCCTGAACAGATGACTATTCAATGGGAAAAACATTTAGAAGAAGCTTTAGATGTTTCTAATGAAAATACTATAGAAAAAGAGTGGGAGAGATCAAATAATAAAGCAGATGAACTATTGAAAGATAACTCTACCAAGAAAAAAGGACTTTATATATTTAGCTACATAAATGGAAAAATAACTGCAAGTGGGAATAACTCATATGGAGATAATTTCTTCAATAAAGCAGGAATAGAAAATGTAGCTAAGGATCTACAGGGATGTAAAGAAGTGAGTATGGAACAAATCTATGAATGGAATCCTGATATTGTTTTCATATTTTTAGGTATGCCTGCAACACCTATTATTAATAATAAAGCAACAAATCAAGATTGGTCCTTGATTCAGGCATATAAGGATAAAGCTATTTATGATATTCCACAAGCGGTTTATTCCTGGGGTGCGCCAAGTGCAGATTCACCTGTAATGCCATTATGGCTTATTTCAAAAACTTATCCTGATTTAATGAATAGAGATGATTTCATCACTTACTTAAAAGGATATTACAATAGAATCTATGATATAGAATTAAATGATACTTTAGTTGAGGACATATTGAAACCTAAAGAAGTAAAAGGAAAATAAAGAAATGAATATAAAAAAAAATAGTACTATGACATCTTATAAAAATGTAGCTTTTCTAGTAGTAATATTATTGATTATAGTGAGTTGTATATCTTTGTTAGTAGGTCGTTATGACATATCAATAAGTGATATCATTAAAATATTCAGTGCCAAGATTAATAACTCCAGTTTACCTGATAAGTTAGAAATTTCTTCTTACATAATATGGGATATAAGGATACCACGAATTATTTTAGCTGGAATGGTAGGGGCTTGTATTGCTATAGCAGGTACCTGTATGCAAGGATTATTACAAAACCCCCTTGTCAGTCCTGATGTTCTTGGAGTTTCTTCAGGAGCTGGATTCGGTGCGGCGCTTGGAATTATATTGACCTCCAATAATTTAATCACTATACAGATTTTATCATTTGCATTTGGAATTACCAGTATGGCTTTAGTTTTTCTGTTTTCAAAAGGTAGAAAAGATCAATCTATTCTATCAATCATATTAAGTGGGATTATAGTATCTTCTGTATTTACATCCTTGATATCAATAACAAAATATGTTGCTGATGCAGAAGAGAAATTGCCAGCTATAACTTTTTGGCTTATGGGAAGTTTTTCTAATGCTTCTTATGACCAGATTAAAATTATCATATTACCTGTGATGATTGGAATCGTAGGGTTAACAATACTTAGATGGAAGATTAATATATTGTCTTTAGGTGATGATGAAGCATTTACAATGGGGATTAATCCTAAGAGGCTTAGGTGGATTATTATCATATTATGTACTGTCATGGTTTCTTCAACTGTTACAGTAGCAGGAATTATTGGATGGATAGGTTTAGTAATTCCTCATATATGCAGAAAGATAATTGGATATAATCACGGATATTTGGTTCCATTATCAGGTTTAACAGGAGCAGCTTTTTTAATAATAGTTGATTGTTTAGCAAGAAATATCAGTTCTTCAGAAATACCTATTGGTATATTGACAGCTTTAATAGGTGCTCCAATTTTTGCTTTTTTATTTATGTACAAGAGAGGTGAGATATAATGCTGTTAAAACTAAAGAATTGCTATTATTCTTATAAACCTAATGTTCCTATACTAAAAGATATCAGTTTTACTTTGGATGAAGGAGAAATTCTTGCAATAATGGGTTGTAATGGAATAGGTAAGACTACCTTGTTGAAATGTATTGCTGGAATTTTGAAATGGGATAAAGGAACTTGTATATTCAATGGACAAAATACTATTGATGCTGACCGTATAAAAGACATTGGTTATGTACCTCAAGCAAGGAAATTACCATTTTCTTATTTAGTAAAAGATTTGGTTGTATTTGGGAGAAATGGAACCCACAATTATTTTCAATCACCAAAAAAAGAGGATTACGATATAGTAGATGACATTCTAAATGAATTAGGTATCTATCATATAAGAAATTCCTATTGCAATGAATTGAGCGGTGGGCAACTGCAGATGGTGTTCATAGCCAAGGCTTTGTCCTCATTTCCAAAGTTATTGATATTAGATGAACCAGAATCACATTTAGATTTTTATAATCAATTCAAAGTATTGCACACAATAAGTAAATTAGCTAAGAAGCAGGGTATAAGTACAATAATTAATTCACATTATCCTAACAATGTAATGAAGATTGCAAATAAGTGCTTAGTTTTAAGTAAGGATAAATATACTTGCGGAGATATCAGTAGTATAATGACAGAAAAAACAATGAAAGAATATTTTTATGTTAATTCTAAACTCATTGACTTGCATTATAATAATAAAAATGTACCATCATTTGTATTTTTAGGTACTTGATGGAGGAGGTTAAAAATGAAAAAGAAAATCCTAATCTTAGTAAGTGTAATCGTATTAATTATTATTCTAATACCTATTTTGACAGGTAACTTAGAAAAAGAAACATTGAATCAACAAACAAGGGCTAGATTAGAAGGAAGTTTTATTGAGCTATCAAATGGATATACTCATTATGAATTGAAAGGACCTGAGGACGGTAAAACCATTATCTTAGTACATGGTAATGCTGCACCATATTTTACATGGGATAACAATATAGATGCACTAGCTGATGCTGGATTCAGAGTTCTTAGATATGATGTGTATGGTCATGGATATTCTGATAGACCTAAGCTAAGGAAATACGATAGAGAATTATACGATGAACAGCTGGTTGAACTAAAAGAGAAATTAAACATAACAGGACCTGTTTATATGATTGGTACATCTCAAGGGGGCTGCATAACTACTTATTTTGCAGCATCACACCCTGAAGAGGTAGAGAAGGTAGCTTTACTTTCACCGCTTTTTGATACTTTTCCTGGCAAAAACAGAGTAAATCTGCTGAAAACTAGATTTATAGGTGAATATATGATGAATGTAAGTGGAGATAAAATGTTGACAGACCCTTCAAAGGTATTATATTCAGATGAGAAAAAACAAGAACTTACTGATAAATTAAAGAAACAGATTAGTTTTAAAGGGAAAAAAAGAGCAGTTTTAGCTAATATGAGAGGTAATGCTATAGATGATGCTACTATCTACTATGAAAAACTAGGAGAACAAGAGATACCTATTCTGTTGACTTGGGGAGAAAACGATAAGAAAAACACAAAAGAATCCATGGAAAAATTACAGCAGTTAATTCCAAAAATACAATACCATGAGATAGAGAAAGCGTCTCATTTAGCACATTATGAATTTCCAGAGGTAATCAATAAACTGTTAATTGATTATCTGAATCAATAAAACTACTGTCAAACAAAGAAAAAGTATTGAATTTATTTGTTTTAATTTATCAATTGTTAAGTTCAATATATTTAGTTGAAGAAGATAGCACGGGATTGATATTATAGACCAATCCTGTGCTATAAAATTATAGATACAGAAATATAAAAGTAATTATAGACATTGATAAATTTATATGATATACTTTGTATTGAAATTGATATTCATTATTAATAATATTTTATGGTTATAACTTGATAATTAATAGTTTTGCATCTCACTTATTGAAAAGCATAATTATATATGTTAATATTATCAAAAAAGTATAACATGGAGTGAGAAAATGGCAAAATTCCAAAGAAAAACTCGGCAAGAAAGAGAGACAGAAATAAAAGAAGCAGCACTGGATGTATTTGTTAACAAAGGCTATCGTAATACAACCATGGAAGATATTATTGCTGGAACAACCCTTTCAAAAGGTGGAGTATATAGATATTTTTCTAGTCCTAAAGAAATAATGATTGCTATTATGCGAGATGGTAACGATGTCGATAATAAATTCTTTAGAGAAATTCGCCAAGAAATTAACAGCAAAGAGGACATTTGTAATTTATTAGCTGATAGATCTTTAGATAAAATATTAAGTACATCCCCACAAAAAAAATTATATCTAATGTTTATATATGAAATATTATACGATAAAAAACTAGAGAATATATTTTTAGGATTTGAAAAACAGACTTTTATACAACTGGAAAATTTATTTGGTGATAAAATATCTTTTTTCAAGGATAAAAATCAAGAAATGAATAGACTCTTTATGAGTAGATTGATAAATGCTTTGTTATTTGTGCATGCTCTTTTTTCTGATAAACAAATTTTAGAAAGTAATAAGGATTATCTTCATAAAATATTCTTTGATTTTTATAATGAGTATTTATAAAAAACTAGCTTTAATTAAGGTAGAAAAATTTTTGCTTTTTAAGTGACGTTGACGTCACCAACATATTTATAGTTATTTAATTTTTTATGATTACTTAGTATTTTTACTTATAATCAGTTGATTATTTAATGAAGGAGGAAGTTTATATGAGCGAAAACAGAAAAGCATTATTGGAACTTAACATGGGCAAGTTATTCATGAAACTTGCTGTACCAGGTATTATTGGAATGTTAGCCGTAGGATTATACAATATGGTGGATGCAATATTTGTAGGACAGTTTGTAAGTGGGGCAGGAGTTGGAGCAATAACTATGGCTTATAATGTTGTATTAGTTAACCAAGCTATACTTACTTTATTTGCAACAGGAGCAATGTCCCTTTTATCAAGAGCAATCGGAGAAAAAGATGAAGAAACTATTGATAAACTATTTGGAAATGTTTTTATAGGTGTAGCCATATTATCAGTAATACTAACTCTTGTAGTCTATAATTTTGCAACCCCCATACTGCATTTTTTGGGTGCTAGAGATGATATCTTGGTTTTAGGTGAAAAATACATAAAAATAATTTCTTTAGGATTCATAGTTGCTGGTATAGGACCAGCTCTCAATATGCTTATCCGTGGTGAGGGTAAGATGAAATCTGCAATGACAATAGTTTTTGTTGGTATGGTTATCAATATTATCTTGGACCCTATTTTTATTAAGGTATTTGATATGGGAATAGAGGGTGCTGCAATAGCCACAGTTATCAGTCAAATCATATATTTGATAGGTGATTTAATTTACTTCAAATCTGGAAGAAGCGTCATTAAGCTAAGGAAAAAAAGTTTTAGGCTTTCCATGGATATTATGCCTAAGATATTAAGTGTCGGTTTTTCAGGAATGTTAATGCAATTTATGTCCGCAATACAATTAGCTATATTACTTAGGTTAATGTCATCATATGGGGGTAATGATAGTATTATTGTCCTTAGTTCAGCTCAAAGAATAATGATGTTTGCTTTTATACCAATGTGGGGGATAGGTCAAGGATTACAGCCGGTACTGGGAGCCAACTATGGTGCTAAACAATATGCAAGGGTAAAAGAAGCATTTTCATCATTTACAAAGATAGCTACTGGAATATCAGGTGTATTATGGTTATTATTCATGTTATTACCAAAGTTCATACTAAGCTGGTTTATTACAGACCAAGCTTTGGTATCATCTGGTGCCAATAGCTTTAGAATGTTTTTAAGTGTATTTGTACTATACGGATTCATGATTACAGCTATCACATTTTTCCAAGCACTTGGTAAAGCAGGTAAAGCTGCATTGATAGTTATGGGAAGACAAGTACTGTTCTTCATCCCAATATCACTGATTTTACCATTATTCATGAAAGAAACTGGTGTATGGTTATCATTGCCTATTGGTGACTTTTTGACTATTAGTTTAGCTGGTATTTTCACTATAGGAGAATTTGGAATTCTAAATCGTCAGATAAAAGGGTATAAGACAGAATTAGCTAAATAAGATATGTAATAAAAGTTAATAGATTTTATTTCAAATTATATTTTAATGATAATAAAAACGTTATATTTATTAAAGGTAAAACTGATAGATTTTTAATAATCTTATCAGTTTTTCTTGTTAGCTTTTGTAAGTATCAATTAGAATCCTCATCTATATCATATAGCATAAATCATCAGTAGTTTGGTAGAATATTTTCTTTTATTCTTATATCTATCTTAGTGTAATATTTATCTTTGTTAGGATATTCATTTTTAATAATATAATTGAACATAAGTTTTGCAGACACATAACCTTGATCAAAGACATTCTGGCATATAGTAGCATCAATAGTATCTTCAATGACATATTCAAGGGTTCTTGGCAAATCACCAAAAGTTATTACACATATCTTTCTTTCTAACTTTAATTCTTTCAATGCTTTAACTACTCCATAAATACCACTACCTGTTATGTAAAGGGCATTAAGATCTTTATACTCCTTGAGTATTCTAAGTGTCTGTAAATAAGAATCTATATCGTCGTCATTATTTTCACAAATCTCAACTATATCAAAATCGTGACTTCTTTTTTTGGCATTATTTATAAATCCTTCTACACGCTGACTTTGGCTTAGTGATTTGGTAGAACCAGTAATAATTGCTAATTTGAACTTTCTATTATTAATGAGTGCCATCATGCCTTCAGCTGTTTTCCCACTTTGATAATAATCGTGACCAACATAGCATAGGCGTTTAGATTTTTCAATATCAGAATTAAGTGTAATAACAGGAATTTTGTTTTCAGTCAATTGGATTATCTTATTTTTTATTTTTTCTGTATTAACTGGAGATATCAATAATCCATTCATACCTTTTTTTTCTAATTCCTCTATATATTTTAGTTGGTTATATTCGTCAAGTCCATAGGTTTGAAAAATCTCCAATTGAATACCATAATTGCTGAATTCTTCTTGAGCCAATAACAAACCTGATTTCATATTATCAAAAAAATAATTTTGATTTGCAGGTATTATAATACCTACAGTAGTTCGTTTTTTTGTTCTAGCTAATGCTGATGCAGCTGTATTTGGTGTATACCCAAGCTCTGCAGCTATTTTTTTAATTCTTGCACTAACTTCTGGACTAACGCCACCTCTATTATGAAGTGCTCTATCAACCGTTCCTCTAGATACATTGGCAAGTTTAGCTATTTGTTCCGAAGTAATTGCCATAAATTTGCCTCCTTAATTATTATTACGTGTACGAGAACACATAACTATCATCCATATAACACAAAACATTTATATCAAATGTTTTTGACTATCATATTAAATTATAGCATTAAATAATAAATTTGCAAGTGTTTGTGTAAATAAAACACTATTGACAATCAATAGGTATGGTTGTATAATATACACAATCCGTGCACGTGAACGGAGACGTCAAATATTATTATTGACCAAAGGAGGAAGGAAAATATGAAAAAAAGCTTTAAAGTTTTATGTTTGATAGTTAGTATGATGTTAATGGTAAGTATATTGGGGGCTTGCTCTAAGAATGAAACTTCAAAAAATGATACTAATGCTAGTAAATCAGAAGAAAACAAAGACAATAAGTCAAAAGACACTACTACTAGTAAAAAAGAGAAATTTAAAATTGTAATGGTTGCTAAACATGAAGGAATTCCATGGTTTGATGATATGCGATTAGGCGTTAATGATTTTGGTGAAAAATATGCTGATTTGGTTGAGGCTAAACAAATTGCCCCTGAAGGTGGCGACCCAGCTAAACAAGTTCAAATGGTTGAAGATCTTATTGCTCAAGGAGTAGATGCTATTATAGTAGTTCCAAATGACCCTCAATCAATGAAACCGGTACTTCAAAAAGCTAAGGATAAAGGAATTATCACTATTAGCCATGAAGCTACTAATTTAACAGATGTTGTAGATTATGATATTGAAGCTTTCAAAAATGAAGATTTCGGTAGACTTATGTTTGAAAATCTTGCAACAGCAATGGAAGGTAAAGGAAAATTTGTGGCAATGGTTGGAGGATTAACAATGCAAACACATATGGAATGGTATAATGCAGGAATGGAATATCTTGCAGAAAACTATCCAGAGATGGAAGCAGTATCTGATCAACCTTATGAAGACAAAAATGATGATACAATAGCAAGAGATAAGGCATTAGAAATATTAAAAGCTTATCCAGATATAAAAGGCTTTGTTGGAACATCAGTTTCATCTGGAAGTAATTTTGCTGCAGTATTAAAAGAAAAAAATAGAAAAGATGTAGCTGTAGTCAGTTTAGGTATACCATCAGTTTCATCCGCTTACATAAATGAAGGTTATATGAATCATGCACAATGTTGGAGACCAGCAGATGTAGGTTATGCTAGTTGCGCTGCTGCATTAAAAATTCTTCAAGGTGATACAATAGATAATGATACTAATTTAGAGGCACCTGGATATGAAAATATAGTAATTGATGAAGAAAAGAAAATAATTTATGGTGATGCTCCTATGATTCTTAAAGAAGGTCAATATGAGGATGGAAATTATCCTTTCTAATTAGATTCAAGACATTAACTGAGATTGTTCTCAGTTAATGTCTCTACAATTTTATGTAATTGAAGGAGGCAATTAATGTGTCAAAACCAATACTAATTGCGAAAAATATATACAAGTCATTTGGAGGGATAAAAGCTCTAAAAGGTGTTGATTTAAACATTAACGAAGGAGAAATTAGGTGTATAGCAGGTGAGAATGGATGCGGCAAATCTACAATCGTTAAAATAGCAAGTGGTGTTTATAAAGCGGACTCTGGTACAATTCAAATTAACGGGCACATGTATGAAGAATTGAATCCTATTACAAGTATCAATGAAGGTATACAAGTCATATATCAAGATTTATCATTATTTAATCATATGAGTGTAGCAGAAAATATAGCTTTTAATAAGCAAATCTATGAAAAAAAGCATTATATGAATTGGAAAGAAGTCAAAAAATTAGTTTCTAAGCAATTAGAACAGATTGGTGTTGATCTGGACCTGGATGCACCTGTTGGTAGTTTATCTATTGCTAACCGTCAATTGACAGCTATTTCTAGAGCACTTATGTTAAATGCAAAAATTTTATTCATGGATGAACCAACTACAGCCTTAACGAAAACGGAAGTGGATCGCTTATTATCTATTGTTGTTGAACTGAAGAAAAAAGGGCTAGGTATTGTTTTTATTAGTCATAAGCTTAACGAAGTATTTGAAGTAGCAGACCAAATTACAATATTAAGAGACGGAATAAAAGTAGGAGATTTTGCAACAAATGAACTAAATGAGAAGAGTTTAAGTTTTTACATGACTGGTAGAGAAGTAGAATACCCTAAATATATAAGAAATGTAAAAGAAAACAAGCAATTACTGGAAGTAAAAGAATTGACTAAAAAAGATAACTACGAGAATATTAATTTCACCCTTAATAAAGGTGATATACTAGGAATTACCGGGTTATTAGGTTCAGGTAGAACAGAACTCGCTTTATCATTATTTGGTTTAAACAAACCTGATGAAGGCAAAATATTAATAGATAAAAAAGAAGTTGTAATTAAGAAACCAGAAAATGCAGTTGAATATGGTATTGCCTTATTGCCTGAAGATAGACATACCCAAGGATTATTCCTGAATCAAAGTATCAAAGAAAATGTAAGTTCAACAATATTAGATAGTCTGAAATCAAGTTTTGGATTCATCAATAAGAGTAAAAATACCAAATATGCAACAGATGTAGTGTATGGCATGAATGTTAATACAAAAAATATAAACTTATTATCCAAAAATCTATCAGGAGGAAACCAACAAAAAATTGTTATTGGAAAATGGGTAGTCAGAGAACCTAAAATTTTTATATTGGATTCTCCAACAGTTGGAATAGATATTGGTTCAAAAGCTGAAATATATAAAAAGATTCATGATTATGCTAATCAAGGTATGGGAGTTATCCTAATATCAGATGAAATAGAAGAAATTTTAGCAAATGCAAATAAATTATTGGTTATGTATAATGGTCATATTATTAAATCATATAACGAAGAAGAAATGCAAGATCCTAATATAAAAACAATACTTATAAATCAAATAAATAACCCAGTTAATATGGAGGTCTAAATAATATGGATAGTACAAAACAGGGTAATATAAAAATGAATAAGAGAAAATTGACGGATATGGAAAAATACTTACTTATTATTATGATTGGATATATCATATTAGTAAGTTTTGTCAATCCTATGTTTTTAAGTTTTGAAACATTATTTGATATGTTCAGAAGTGGTTCTGGAACTATGATATTAGCACTTGGAGTAATGATTGTGATTATATCTGGAGGGATTGATGTTTCATTTACTTCTATTGCAATCATTGGAGCATATTGTGCTATTAATTTAATGTTAAAATTCAATATTAACAATATTTATTTTGCATTCTTAGTATCAGGAAGTATAGGGATATTTTTAGGTTCTATTAATGCAATTATCATCTATTTTTTCAAATTGCCAACATTAATTGTAACTCTAGGTACATCAAGTGTATTCTATGGGTTTATGACAACATTTATTGGAACAAAATCTATTCCTCTAGCTCAAATGCCAAGTAGTCTTGTTGATTTTGGGTCTAAAAATATATTGACTCTATCAAGTGAACATGGTAATTATGGTTTATCAGTATTTATTATCATTATTGTGATCTTATTATTCATAACATGGTTCATAATGCAAAAAACAATGCTTGGAAGAAAAATAATTGCTATTGGAAATAATGAAGAGTTTGCGAAACGTATTGGTGTAAATATATTACAGACAAAATTGTTCATTTATTGTTATATGGGGCTGTTGTCAGGCATAATGGGAATTATTTACTTCAGTGATTTAAAAATAGTAAATCCCGTAACTTTAGTTGGTTCAGAACTCATGATTATTGCAGCAGTTGTTATTGGTGGTGTTAAATTAACAGGTGGACACGGTACCATATTAGGTACGGTACTTGGAGTATTATTAATTCAACTATTCAAAAGTACTTTGGTTTTCCTAGGTTTATCAACATCGTGGAACGATTTATTTATTGGATGCATCTTAATTTTTAGCGTATGCATTATATCATATAAAGAGAAATTAAGAAATCAAAAAGAATTAAGATTCAGTAACCAATAATCAAAAAGAGGAGATTGAAATATGGAAAATGTTCAACTAAAAAGTAGAATAGATATACTTCTAAAATATTCAAAAAAAGATGTAGGATTAAGTGTTTTAGGAATTGCAACTATAATGGTTACCTTTATTTTAAGCATCACTTTAGGAAAATCATTTTTTTCAATTAACAACTTTCAATCTATGATGTTTCAAATAAGTGAATTCGGTTTTTTAGCTTTAGGAATGTCTATTGCTATGTTAACTGGTGGAATAGATTTATCAATAGTATCCAATGCTGGTCTTTCAGGTGTACTAGCAGCATTTGTAATGTCAGGTAAAATTATTCCCATTACAGATAGTAATCAAATGTTCATTATTATTTTAGCAATAGTAGTTGCAATTACCAATTCAATATTATGCGGTTTAGTTAATGGAGTGTTGATTGCCAAAATATCAGTACCTCCAATTATTGCAACATTAGGTACAATGATATTATTTAATGGCATAGGTATGGCACTGACTAATGGGGAAAGTGTAGGATTATTAGTTGATGATTATTGGAAATTTGGTACATCTACAATAGGGGTAATACCGTATATTTTTATTATAATGGTAATAACTATGATTCTAATAAACATTTTCCTGTCCAAACATAAATTAGGTAAGCAAATATATCTAATTGGAGAGAATAAAATTGCATCATTATTTTCAGGACAAAATACTGAAAGAATAATTATTAGAATATATATGATTATAGGTTTTTTATCAGGTATTGCATCATTAATTATGATTTCACGTGTAAATTCTGCTCGTATGGGATTTGGTGATACTTATCAATTACAGGCTATTCTAGTTGCTGTATTAGCTGGTTATGATCCAAATGGAGGTAAAGGAAAAGTACTAGGAGTAGTCTTAGGTATTACATTACTACAATTTCTACAAAGTGCTTTTACTATATTAAATTTCACTCCATATTCAAAGAAACTGATATGGGGTTCTATGTTACTTATTGTCATGATCATAAATTATTTTTTAAATAAAGAAAGAAAGCCTAGAAAAGTAGCTGTCAAAGAAGTTTCTAAAAAATAGTATGATTTTAATATGGAGGTACTGTCATGGAATATAATAATATGTATAAGACAATATTAAATGAATTAGATCAAGTTTTTGATAGAATCAACTTAGATCAAGTTAGAGATTTAATTTCTGCCATAGAAAAACATAAAAGAATATTTCTAATGGGAGTAGGTCGTGAAGGATTAGCTACTAAAGGATTTGCAATGAGATTAATGCATTTTGGTAAAGAAGTTCATTGGTGTTGGGATGATACTACTCCAAGTGTTACAGAAGATGATTTATTTATATTCACATCCGGTTCTGGTGAAATAGGTCATATTCATTATGTAGTTGAAGAAGTAAAAAAGACTAATGCAACTATAGCCTTGATGACTGGTGTACCAGATAGAAAAACAGCTTTATTAGCAGATATTATAGTTTGGGTTCCAGCAAGTGTTTATAAAGGTAAAGATAATGTTGTACCATCTATACAACCCATGGGCAATTTATTTGAACAATCATTATTCATATTACTGGATATGATAATCATTATGTTAGTAGATAAATCAAATAATTCATTCAAAAAGATGTCTGTCAGACATAGAAACTTTGAATAATTAAGTAGAATTAGCTGATATACCAATATACAAAGCCTTTAAATATAGAGGCTTTTTTATTTTGTCTGTTCATATTAGATAAATCTCCAAGAATATAGGAAAATAGGGAAATTAAGACTGTTTTACATAAGCAGATATGAATAAAATATTATTTATGGGTAATATTATTATTAGAATTCATTATAGAATATGGTGTAAAATATGGAAAACATTAGTAGCACTCAAATTAAATCAAGTAATAAATTCCTAAACCATAATATTAAATTATGTGAAAATATAATTTCTAATGTTGATATTATAAAAAAGGGATTTGTTAATTGCGATGATATTATTATTAGAGATTTAAGTATTGGAGATAAATATAATCTAAAGGCAGCACTTATTTATATAGACGGAATGATTAATACTGAGGTAATTGAATTATCAATAATGAATAAGCTTAACAATTGTACTTGCAAGATTAGAAGCAAAGAATATTTCAAACATTTATTTGGTATTAATGATAAAGATGTAACATCTGAAATGGATGTTATTTTTAAATCAATTCTACAAGGTAAAGCCGTATTATTAATAGACAAAATTAATTTTGCTTTGGTATTGAATTTTGAGAATCCACCCAAAAGAGATATTAGTGAACCAAGTATAGAAATTAATATAAGAGGTCCTAGAGAAGGATTTACCGAGTCCTTGACTATCAATGTTTGTTTATTAAGAAAGAGAATCAAAAATATTGACTTGAAAGTGGAGCATTTCATTATTGGAAAACAAACTGAAACAGATCTGAAGATTGTCTATCTAGATAATATCACAGATAAAGAAATTGTCGATGAAGTTAGGACTAGAATCAAAAAAATAGATTTAGATTCTATAGTAGATACTTCAAATGTTGAGGAATGTATATCTGATGGTGGTACCTTTAATTTTATTCCAACAGCATTTCATACTGAGAAACCAGATACTGCTTCAAGG
The window above is part of the Vallitalea guaymasensis genome. Proteins encoded here:
- a CDS encoding spore germination protein gives rise to the protein MENISSTQIKSSNKFLNHNIKLCENIISNVDIIKKGFVNCDDIIIRDLSIGDKYNLKAALIYIDGMINTEVIELSIMNKLNNCTCKIRSKEYFKHLFGINDKDVTSEMDVIFKSILQGKAVLLIDKINFALVLNFENPPKRDISEPSIEINIRGPREGFTESLTINVCLLRKRIKNIDLKVEHFIIGKQTETDLKIVYLDNITDKEIVDEVRTRIKKIDLDSIVDTSNVEECISDGGTFNFIPTAFHTEKPDTASRKILQGKVAILVDGSPTVLVVPCTFIEHLQAQEDYYNNHVLATIDRVIRFISFLLALLLPAFWVSISTFHHELIPTSLVVTVIKTRSGLPFPTLVEAFFMLAAYEIIKEAGIRMPESIGQAISVVGALVLGQSAVSAGLVSTPMVIVIAVTGIATYVIPSVELTRSIIFPKYAFLLLGGSFGLIGLLSGMLFFLVYLLSLRSFGVPYLSPFGPLDSEKLKDTIYRKPISRDKSNKGFMNLVKKKLKNK